A stretch of the Candidatus Omnitrophota bacterium genome encodes the following:
- the rlmN gene encoding 23S rRNA (adenine(2503)-C(2))-methyltransferase RlmN, which produces MKKIDIRNTTLQDLEKAVIKKGYPAYRARQVFLWLFQKGAVSFDKMTDIPKPLIQYLENYFYISPLRQLQKLVSRDSSIKIIFLLEDGSCIEAVVIQSRSRNTICLSTQSGCKFKCAFCASGMKGFKRNLSVSEILGQILHVRDILHIQATNYVFMGMGEPLDNYDNLIQAIRIMNDKNAFNIGARRITISTCGIVPGIKKLSAFNLQVNLSLSLHAVTDEKRSRIMPVNRIFPLGKLIEAMSEYARKSGRIITLEYILIPGVNDSISDAEGLAQIAGELKSKINLIPYSEVLGARFTPPTPRQLDMFISQVKRRHEYITIRQSRGRDIQAACGQLAAKQAADIACSG; this is translated from the coding sequence ATGAAAAAAATTGACATAAGAAATACAACCCTCCAGGATTTGGAAAAGGCCGTGATAAAAAAAGGATACCCCGCCTATAGGGCGAGGCAGGTATTCTTATGGCTTTTCCAAAAAGGAGCTGTCTCGTTTGACAAGATGACAGATATCCCAAAACCGCTAATACAGTATCTTGAAAATTACTTTTACATATCGCCTCTTCGCCAGCTGCAAAAATTAGTAAGCAGGGACTCAAGCATAAAAATAATCTTTCTGCTTGAAGACGGCTCCTGTATTGAGGCTGTCGTTATACAGTCCAGGTCAAGGAATACCATCTGCCTTTCAACACAGTCGGGCTGTAAGTTCAAGTGCGCCTTTTGCGCCAGCGGCATGAAAGGTTTTAAACGAAACCTGTCTGTGTCAGAAATATTAGGCCAGATACTGCATGTCCGGGACATCCTGCATATACAGGCGACCAACTATGTCTTTATGGGTATGGGCGAACCCCTTGATAATTATGACAATCTTATTCAGGCGATAAGGATAATGAACGATAAAAATGCTTTTAACATTGGCGCCAGAAGAATTACAATATCAACCTGCGGTATCGTGCCCGGCATAAAAAAACTTAGCGCGTTTAACTTGCAGGTCAACCTGTCATTGTCCCTGCACGCGGTGACGGATGAAAAGCGTTCAAGGATTATGCCTGTCAACAGGATTTTCCCGCTTGGTAAGCTCATAGAAGCCATGTCCGAATACGCGCGCAAATCAGGGAGGATAATTACCCTTGAATATATACTGATACCGGGTGTAAACGACTCAATTTCTGATGCTGAAGGACTCGCGCAGATAGCAGGAGAGCTTAAATCAAAAATCAACCTTATACCTTATAGCGAGGTTTTAGGGGCAAGATTTACGCCTCCAACGCCGCGCCAGCTTGATATGTTTATAAGCCAGGTAAAAAGGAGGCACGAATATATCACCATAAGGCAGTCCAGAGGCAGGGACATACAAGCGGCATGCGGCCAATTAGCGGCAAAACAAGCGGCGGACATCGCGTGTTCAGGTTGA
- a CDS encoding HAD-IB family phosphatase: MFRLIVFDIDGTITRHVSSWQMIHEKLGMWDNLACRWQENFLKGRISYDEFCRLDAACWKGMPESKISAIFWPVRYAKNAKACLIKLKKMGFKLAALSTGLQYSANAISKDIDFDFTLTNILASRKGIMTGGVRINIRHGAKAAALKQVRKRFGLKKNEVISVGDSAGDIPLAKNSGYFIAFNSRDMALSDMAHYDCKTGDFKDIYNKILEITSKKTNNFKERPCL; encoded by the coding sequence GTGTTCAGGTTGATAGTCTTTGACATTGACGGTACCATAACAAGGCATGTCAGCTCCTGGCAGATGATACACGAAAAGCTTGGTATGTGGGACAACCTTGCCTGCCGATGGCAGGAAAACTTTTTAAAAGGCAGGATAAGTTATGATGAATTCTGCCGCCTTGATGCCGCCTGCTGGAAGGGTATGCCAGAATCAAAAATATCGGCCATATTTTGGCCGGTCAGGTATGCAAAGAACGCGAAGGCGTGCCTAATTAAACTAAAAAAAATGGGGTTTAAATTAGCCGCGCTTTCAACCGGCCTGCAATATAGCGCCAACGCCATATCAAAAGATATAGATTTTGATTTTACCCTCACGAATATCCTGGCCTCGCGTAAAGGCATAATGACAGGCGGCGTCAGAATAAATATACGCCATGGAGCCAAAGCCGCGGCCTTAAAGCAAGTCAGAAAGCGTTTCGGGCTTAAAAAAAATGAGGTCATAAGCGTGGGAGACAGCGCGGGCGATATCCCGCTGGCAAAAAACTCCGGCTATTTTATAGCGTTCAACTCTCGCGACATGGCGCTTTCAGATATGGCTCATTACGATTGCAAGACAGGGGATTTCAAAGATATCTATAATAAGATCCTGGAGATAACAAGTAAAAAAACAAACAATTTTAAGGAGAGGCCATGTTTATAA
- a CDS encoding 7-cyano-7-deazaguanine synthase: MDPMQEIRLKKTNIDKFIKEKCANISAIIGKGKAINALSGGVDSAAVTMLGHKAIGKKLKTYFIDNGLMRRDEAKKVKGIFKKLGVEVSVIDAKNTFLSALRGIDDPELKREAISQTFYKDVFGKLVRNSEARFLLQGTILTDIDETRAGIKRQHNVFEQLGIDPEKNFGYKILEPLACLRKDSVRYLAKSLGLPEDIYDRPPFPGPALAARIIGEVTDEKIKLAREATDILEQECKGVKAFQYMAILHKDRVTGIRYGKRDFGRQIEIRCWDSKDAREAKPTNLPFKILRKIADRITSEVGGIVSVTYNITTKPPSTIEAV, encoded by the coding sequence ATGGACCCTATGCAGGAGATACGCCTTAAAAAAACAAATATTGATAAATTTATAAAAGAAAAATGCGCTAATATTTCCGCTATCATAGGCAAGGGAAAGGCTATCAATGCTCTTTCGGGCGGAGTAGACAGCGCCGCCGTTACCATGCTCGGCCATAAAGCGATAGGCAAAAAACTCAAAACATATTTTATAGATAATGGCCTTATGCGCCGGGATGAGGCAAAAAAGGTAAAGGGAATTTTCAAGAAACTCGGCGTTGAGGTCAGTGTCATTGACGCCAAAAATACATTCTTATCCGCCCTTCGCGGCATAGATGACCCTGAATTAAAGAGAGAGGCCATATCGCAAACTTTTTATAAAGACGTCTTTGGAAAACTCGTAAGAAACAGTGAGGCCAGATTTCTCCTGCAGGGAACAATACTGACCGATATTGACGAAACCCGCGCCGGCATCAAAAGACAGCACAATGTATTTGAACAGCTTGGCATTGACCCGGAAAAAAATTTTGGCTATAAAATATTGGAGCCCCTTGCCTGCCTTCGCAAGGACAGCGTCAGGTATCTTGCAAAATCTCTCGGTTTGCCGGAAGACATATATGACCGCCCGCCGTTTCCGGGGCCCGCGCTTGCCGCCAGGATAATCGGAGAAGTAACTGACGAAAAGATTAAATTGGCTCGTGAAGCAACAGACATCCTTGAACAGGAATGCAAAGGAGTAAAGGCTTTTCAGTATATGGCTATACTTCACAAAGACAGAGTTACGGGCATAAGATATGGAAAGAGGGACTTTGGCAGACAGATAGAAATAAGGTGCTGGGACAGCAAGGACGCAAGAGAGGCCAAACCCACGAACCTGCCGTTTAAAATACTGCGTAAGATCGCCGACAGAATAACGTCTGAAGTCGGGGGCATTGTAAGCGTAACCTATAATATAACCACAAAACCTCCTTCAACCATAGAGGCTGTCTGA
- a CDS encoding 3'-5' exonuclease, with protein MFIKKPLVVFDLETTGTWVEKDKIVEIGMVKLMPDGNRQGYVKRVNPGIPIPVNVTKIIGITNNDVKDAPVFKDICSEVLEFIGDCDLGGFNIYRFDLPVLEREIIEAGMSFHWKDRGIYDAQKIYHIHEKRDLMAAYQLYCGKELTNAHTALGDAEATVEILSAQIMKYGSESAGIESLKDIDYETSSYYYDPEKKFCWWNGDLYPSFGKYRRKKHIKAIAQNDRGYLEWLAGADFGDEVKLLALNALNGKFPKAPDNI; from the coding sequence ATGTTTATAAAAAAACCTCTTGTAGTCTTTGACCTTGAAACAACAGGCACGTGGGTGGAAAAAGACAAGATCGTTGAGATCGGCATGGTTAAGCTTATGCCTGACGGAAACAGGCAGGGATATGTAAAACGCGTAAATCCCGGCATACCGATACCCGTCAATGTCACAAAGATAATCGGCATAACAAACAACGATGTTAAAGATGCCCCGGTTTTTAAAGATATATGTTCGGAGGTTTTGGAATTTATAGGCGATTGCGACCTCGGGGGTTTTAATATATACAGGTTTGACCTGCCGGTCCTTGAACGCGAGATAATTGAAGCGGGCATGAGCTTTCATTGGAAAGACCGCGGCATATATGACGCTCAAAAGATTTATCATATACATGAAAAAAGAGACCTTATGGCCGCTTATCAGCTCTACTGCGGCAAAGAGCTTACCAATGCCCATACAGCTTTAGGGGATGCCGAAGCTACTGTAGAAATACTAAGCGCGCAAATAATGAAATACGGCTCTGAAAGCGCGGGTATTGAATCGCTAAAGGATATTGATTACGAAACATCCAGTTACTATTATGACCCGGAGAAAAAGTTCTGCTGGTGGAACGGGGACCTTTACCCGTCCTTTGGAAAATACAGGCGCAAAAAACATATAAAGGCCATAGCGCAGAATGACCGCGGTTATCTGGAATGGCTTGCCGGCGCGGATTTTGGCGATGAAGTAAAATTACTGGCATTAAACGCTCTAAACGGGAAATTTCCCAAAGCGCCTGATAATATTTAA
- the uvsE gene encoding UV DNA damage repair endonuclease UvsE, with amino-acid sequence MKIGYPCVNNTCGCTSNGTFRLKSYSRQLHRAVIEKNLKCLLNILKFNAQHGIMFFRIGSGLVPFASHKVCRIDWQLDFKAEFDEISSYIKLNNMRVCMHPDQFTIINCLDPGIYEKSAAELVYHSDLMRSLGLGRQAKIQIHVGGMYNDKTASIKRFIARYKKLPQTIKKHLVIENDDRLFSFKDCITIHRETGIPVVLDILHHSLNGGKGPAEELMRDFVKTWQKHDGLPVLDYSIQKKGARKGAHALSISQAHFSRFLLNTKPYDFDIMLEIKDKEKSALKAVGIAKQDKRFYEKN; translated from the coding sequence ATGAAAATAGGTTACCCCTGCGTTAATAATACCTGCGGTTGCACCAGTAACGGGACATTCCGGTTAAAATCATACTCAAGGCAACTACACCGGGCAGTCATAGAGAAAAACCTGAAATGCCTGTTAAACATACTGAAGTTTAACGCACAACATGGTATAATGTTTTTCAGGATAGGTTCGGGGCTCGTGCCGTTTGCTTCGCATAAGGTGTGCCGGATTGATTGGCAATTGGATTTTAAGGCCGAATTTGACGAAATAAGCAGTTATATAAAATTAAACAATATGCGCGTCTGCATGCATCCGGACCAGTTCACGATAATTAACTGCCTTGACCCCGGAATATACGAAAAAAGTGCCGCCGAATTAGTTTACCATTCCGATCTTATGCGCAGTCTTGGGCTTGGGCGGCAGGCAAAAATACAAATTCACGTCGGCGGTATGTATAATGATAAAACCGCCAGCATAAAGCGATTTATAGCCAGATATAAAAAATTGCCGCAAACAATAAAAAAGCATCTGGTCATAGAAAATGATGACAGGCTTTTCAGTTTTAAAGACTGCATTACGATACACCGGGAAACGGGCATTCCTGTCGTTTTGGATATACTCCATCACTCATTGAACGGCGGCAAGGGGCCGGCGGAAGAGCTGATGCGGGATTTTGTTAAGACATGGCAAAAGCACGACGGACTGCCAGTCCTTGACTACAGCATTCAGAAGAAGGGGGCGAGAAAAGGGGCCCATGCTTTAAGTATATCGCAGGCCCATTTTAGCAGATTTTTGCTAAACACAAAACCCTATGATTTTGACATAATGCTTGAAATCAAAGACAAGGAAAAAAGCGCTTTAAAAGCGGTCGGAATAGCAAAACAGGACAAAAGATTTTATGAAAAAAATTGA